From the Paenibacillus sp. FSL H8-0548 genome, one window contains:
- a CDS encoding cytochrome d ubiquinol oxidase subunit II translates to MSLEQLGITVLWIFLYGYLIVASIDFGAGFYAYYGKVIGIDTIIAPVISRYLSPVWEVTNVFFVFFFVGIVGFFPDTAYYYGTALLIPGSIALILLAIRGSFYAFANYGAKKSNLYLIAYGITGLLIPASLSTVFTISEGGFLSVRDNAVTLLMGELFFSAYSWAVVLLAVSSVLFISSTFLSYYADRAKDIKALERLRSFALWGGIPTIISSLFVFIALRNHNLEHFQNTLKVWWMFILSLISFGIAVWLVWRRQNYGTAFVMVMLQFAFAFFGYGISHLPYLLYPYLTISSSVTNPVMGRALVIAFIAGLVLLIPSLVLLLRLFLFNAKYVKGET, encoded by the coding sequence ATGTCGCTTGAACAGCTTGGTATCACTGTGCTTTGGATATTTCTATATGGCTATTTAATTGTTGCTTCCATTGATTTCGGTGCGGGCTTCTACGCTTATTACGGTAAGGTTATTGGGATAGACACGATTATTGCTCCAGTGATCTCTAGATATTTATCACCTGTTTGGGAAGTTACGAATGTTTTTTTTGTATTCTTTTTCGTCGGTATTGTCGGTTTTTTCCCGGATACTGCCTATTATTATGGAACTGCTTTACTTATCCCTGGGAGCATTGCACTTATTTTGCTCGCTATCCGGGGTTCTTTCTACGCATTTGCCAACTACGGCGCTAAGAAAAGCAATCTTTATCTTATCGCCTATGGGATAACGGGGCTGCTTATACCGGCATCTCTATCCACAGTATTTACGATTTCGGAGGGAGGTTTTTTGTCTGTTCGTGACAACGCCGTTACACTGCTGATGGGAGAGTTGTTTTTTAGCGCCTATTCTTGGGCAGTCGTCCTTCTTGCTGTATCGAGCGTTCTATTTATCAGCTCTACTTTTCTTAGCTATTATGCAGACCGTGCGAAAGACATAAAGGCACTCGAAAGACTTCGATCTTTTGCTTTGTGGGGTGGCATACCTACGATTATTTCCAGCCTTTTTGTCTTCATCGCGCTGCGTAATCATAATCTGGAGCATTTTCAAAATACGCTTAAGGTATGGTGGATGTTTATCCTTTCCTTAATCAGCTTTGGTATTGCTGTTTGGCTTGTATGGCGTCGACAGAACTATGGCACAGCATTTGTCATGGTGATGCTGCAGTTTGCCTTTGCTTTTTTCGGATACGGGATTTCTCATCTTCCTTATTTACTCTATCCTTATTTGACCATATCCAGCAGCGTAACTAATCCGGTAATGGGGCGTGCGTTAGTCATAGCTTTTATAGCAGGACTTGTACTGTTGATTCCTTCGCTTGTGCTGCTGCTTAGATTATTTTTATTTAATGCGAAGTATGTGAAGGGAGAAACGTAA
- a CDS encoding cytochrome ubiquinol oxidase subunit I, whose amino-acid sequence MSALNWSRALTEMTLAFHILFATVGVGIPIFISIAEWIGIRKKDSHYTLMARRWTRGFVITVAVGVVTGTCIGLQLSLLWPEFMRFAGNVISLPLFLETFAFFFEAIFLGIYLYTWNRFSNPYFHWLLSLPIVIGSSASALFITMVNAFMNTPQGFTLEGGKLTNLDPLAAMFNPATPSKVAHVLSSAYLTAAFLLAMLAAFSILRGRKNDYYKKSIRLNMMVGLILAAATIGIGDLSAVFLAEQQPEKLAAAEWHFETSDQASLIVGGRLNPETNEITGAIKIPWALSLLATHDPKGTVVGLNEFPKDEWPPLYVHYLFDSMVGIGFYLLAIPIIFLVMNRMKRWNAYNRWLLLGIIAGGPLSLLAIELGWFYAEVGRQPWILRGYMRVSDAATTNPDVSITFWMFAALYLLLGILCLYVLGRLFRNKPAELELEERKIIL is encoded by the coding sequence TTGAGTGCTTTGAATTGGAGCCGCGCATTGACGGAAATGACACTTGCGTTTCATATCTTGTTCGCAACAGTAGGGGTTGGCATACCAATCTTCATCTCCATCGCCGAATGGATAGGAATAAGAAAAAAAGATTCTCATTATACGCTAATGGCACGACGTTGGACACGCGGTTTTGTCATTACCGTTGCTGTTGGTGTGGTTACCGGGACATGTATCGGTCTTCAGCTTAGCCTATTATGGCCAGAGTTTATGCGTTTTGCGGGCAACGTGATCAGTTTACCGCTCTTTTTGGAAACCTTCGCATTTTTCTTTGAAGCCATTTTTCTTGGGATCTATTTGTATACATGGAACCGTTTCTCGAACCCATACTTTCACTGGTTGTTGTCCCTTCCAATTGTCATAGGTTCATCTGCTTCCGCATTGTTTATTACGATGGTTAATGCTTTTATGAATACACCACAGGGCTTTACTTTAGAAGGTGGCAAGTTGACAAATCTTGATCCGCTCGCCGCTATGTTCAATCCTGCGACACCTTCAAAAGTGGCACATGTCTTATCTTCCGCTTACTTAACAGCAGCTTTTCTACTTGCCATGCTTGCCGCATTTTCCATTCTGAGAGGACGAAAGAACGATTACTATAAAAAGTCCATTCGCCTCAATATGATGGTCGGGCTTATTCTTGCAGCGGCGACGATCGGGATTGGCGATCTTTCCGCCGTATTTTTAGCGGAGCAGCAGCCAGAAAAGCTTGCAGCGGCAGAATGGCACTTCGAAACCAGCGATCAAGCTTCCCTTATTGTTGGAGGTCGATTGAATCCGGAGACGAACGAGATCACAGGAGCGATCAAAATTCCATGGGCGCTTAGCCTTCTTGCAACACATGATCCAAAAGGTACGGTTGTCGGGTTAAATGAATTTCCAAAGGACGAGTGGCCTCCGTTATATGTACACTATCTGTTTGATTCCATGGTTGGGATTGGCTTTTACTTGCTTGCCATTCCTATTATTTTTCTTGTAATGAACCGAATGAAACGATGGAATGCCTACAATCGCTGGCTGCTTCTTGGCATCATTGCAGGTGGCCCCTTATCCTTGCTTGCTATAGAATTAGGCTGGTTTTATGCGGAAGTAGGGAGACAACCATGGATTTTAAGAGGATATATGCGCGTGTCTGATGCAGCGACAACAAATCCAGATGTTAGCATCACCTTCTGGATGTTTGCAGCTTTATACCTGTTGCTTGGCATTCTTTGCTTGTATGTGCTGGGCCGTTTGTTCCGTAACAAACCGGCGGAACTTGAGCTTGAAGAACGCAAAATAATTTTGTAG
- a CDS encoding GNAT family N-acetyltransferase translates to METKRITTEEQLEEAYRIRKAVFVKEQGVPEEAELDEYDDVADHVLVYFENEAVGTGRVRIVDDMAKLERICVLSTHRKHRLGQAIMEELEAIAIEKGVAKAKLHGQVQAAPFYEKQGYEIASTVFMEEDIPHVKMIKDL, encoded by the coding sequence ATGGAAACGAAACGAATTACGACAGAAGAGCAATTAGAGGAAGCATACCGTATTCGGAAAGCCGTCTTTGTAAAGGAGCAGGGCGTACCAGAGGAAGCTGAACTCGATGAGTACGATGATGTCGCTGATCATGTGCTCGTATATTTTGAGAATGAAGCTGTTGGAACTGGCCGAGTTAGAATCGTAGATGATATGGCTAAGCTGGAGCGTATTTGCGTACTTTCAACACATCGCAAGCATCGTTTGGGTCAAGCGATTATGGAGGAGCTTGAGGCTATTGCTATCGAGAAGGGCGTAGCGAAAGCAAAGCTGCACGGACAGGTACAAGCGGCTCCATTTTATGAAAAACAAGGCTATGAGATAGCTTCAACTGTTTTTATGGAAGAAGACATTCCTCATGTTAAGATGATTAAAGATTTATAG
- a CDS encoding sugar phosphate isomerase/epimerase family protein produces the protein MSYLSISTWSLHRLLGPLRLTAWNTETGEHTVREQEQPQIHTLLELPAEAAARGYQAIEVCHFHFPTTDSAYLEQLRSSFQASDVRFDTLLLDYGNLTANDAVQRKADLSFIKKWIDIASHCGAKQIRVIAGEAPPSDEEAIQLSAASLAELANYAAAKSVRVITENFKALTSTAASSLKLLSQAGDSVGFITDFGNYYSPEKIEQIGSTIPFSVSVHVKPSYDSEGFPDEAELISYLQKVQHVGFSGAYVLIYDGPGDMWEGLARVKAIVEPYILTAG, from the coding sequence ATGTCATACCTATCTATTAGTACATGGAGCTTACACCGGTTATTAGGCCCTCTTCGTCTAACCGCTTGGAATACTGAAACAGGAGAACATACGGTTCGAGAACAGGAGCAGCCGCAGATCCATACCTTGCTTGAGCTGCCTGCTGAAGCAGCAGCTAGAGGCTATCAAGCCATTGAAGTATGCCATTTTCATTTTCCAACGACTGATTCAGCTTATTTAGAGCAGCTGCGCAGCTCCTTCCAAGCGTCAGATGTCCGGTTCGATACCTTGCTTCTCGATTATGGCAATCTTACAGCTAATGATGCTGTTCAAAGAAAAGCTGACCTCTCATTTATCAAAAAATGGATTGATATTGCCTCGCACTGCGGTGCAAAACAAATTCGAGTCATTGCTGGAGAAGCACCTCCTTCCGATGAGGAAGCGATTCAGCTCTCGGCAGCTTCCCTCGCGGAGCTCGCAAATTATGCAGCTGCCAAGAGCGTGCGAGTGATAACAGAAAATTTCAAAGCTTTAACCTCAACGGCAGCAAGCAGCCTAAAACTGCTTTCACAGGCTGGTGATTCCGTTGGGTTCATTACTGATTTTGGTAATTATTATAGTCCAGAAAAAATAGAACAGATCGGTTCGACCATTCCTTTCAGTGTCTCGGTACATGTTAAGCCCTCCTATGATTCAGAAGGTTTTCCCGATGAAGCGGAGCTCATTTCTTATTTGCAGAAGGTTCAGCATGTTGGCTTTTCTGGCGCTTATGTACTTATTTACGACGGTCCTGGGGACATGTGGGAAGGACTTGCAAGAGTTAAAGCGATCGTTGAGCCATATATATTGACAGCGGGCTAG
- a CDS encoding glycoside hydrolase family 88 protein, which produces MSILPYYEEQESISGSDESILETVAGRFIGAHPKRLPVYRTYDRRGFKRGEDYLYHMNLVERLPELTDGQFVYVWSKLWSDQESDSPFLISCLSPAKVYVNDSLQFTSNLNDDVFPDRKNYFRAKLRKGWNDLVLEFVATGTGCGGRFGTGSIKGFPMHVLAPGGDGQEGWIYSEPQNHARAVLPYGEDLVADPFRWYPSMDWTPMEKEQGIFRRLFGRTSDMAAFAWSKLANSSPYSQSVTLALQYHGASIIYLNGHSIYETEGNKGSAEFTMQLPFGSHDLVLRSTNSDSDQDWGFELEVKQPLNGSVKLDKPYPVEGLSDCWLYLGPFHTNQTPNAGEITRVDRIFGQGTEKTFWQVDKPEVWVRPYLENGMYGKWNYPLGVTLYGLLKTGLELSNPYYSKYAADHIEQCTRMDEYCMWDSNQYGSPGLNHQLTLIDSLDDCGSFGATMLEADKAFHLNGVDDVAKRIASYITEVQDRRSDGALFRTRGTTDFMKDTMWCDDLYMSTPFLSKYYERTGDPAYLDDAAAQFLHYKERLFMPDLQIMHHVYDYKFDKPNGVAWGRGNGWVLFSLTELLAVMPEEHPLYPQILAFFRELCSGYIRLQGQYGLWHQVLTDPESYEEASCTSMFIYAFVRGVRYGWLSDIESYTTSVLKGWEGLVSRCIDKNGNVYGVCRGSGYSYSAYYYKDELSWQLNDTHGIGIVLLAGIEILKLRKHLIETNNRLAE; this is translated from the coding sequence ATGAGCATATTACCTTATTATGAGGAGCAGGAATCCATCTCCGGAAGTGATGAAAGTATTCTTGAGACTGTAGCGGGCCGATTCATAGGGGCCCATCCGAAGCGCCTTCCCGTATATCGAACGTATGACAGAAGGGGCTTTAAGCGCGGTGAGGATTACCTATATCATATGAATCTTGTAGAGAGATTGCCAGAGCTGACGGATGGACAATTCGTATATGTATGGAGCAAACTCTGGAGTGATCAAGAGTCGGATAGTCCATTTCTTATCAGCTGCCTCTCTCCAGCCAAAGTCTATGTGAATGATAGTCTACAGTTTACATCGAATTTGAATGATGACGTTTTTCCTGATCGGAAAAATTATTTCCGTGCCAAACTGCGCAAAGGCTGGAATGATCTCGTATTAGAATTTGTGGCAACTGGAACAGGCTGTGGCGGAAGATTCGGAACAGGCAGTATAAAAGGGTTTCCGATGCATGTTCTGGCTCCGGGAGGAGATGGGCAGGAAGGCTGGATTTATAGCGAACCGCAAAATCATGCACGTGCAGTCCTTCCATATGGAGAGGATCTGGTTGCTGATCCATTCCGTTGGTATCCGTCTATGGATTGGACGCCGATGGAAAAGGAGCAAGGCATCTTCAGACGCCTGTTCGGTAGGACCAGTGACATGGCAGCATTTGCTTGGTCCAAGCTAGCTAATTCTAGTCCCTATTCCCAAAGTGTAACATTAGCTCTGCAATATCATGGGGCCAGCATCATATATTTGAATGGTCATTCCATCTATGAAACAGAAGGGAATAAAGGATCAGCAGAGTTTACCATGCAGCTTCCATTCGGCAGCCATGATCTTGTGCTGCGATCCACGAATTCCGATTCCGATCAAGACTGGGGATTTGAACTTGAAGTAAAACAACCGTTGAATGGCAGCGTTAAGCTGGATAAACCTTATCCCGTTGAGGGTTTGAGTGATTGCTGGCTCTATCTAGGGCCGTTCCATACTAATCAAACACCTAATGCAGGTGAAATTACAAGGGTTGACCGCATATTTGGACAAGGAACAGAAAAAACCTTCTGGCAAGTGGACAAACCAGAGGTTTGGGTAAGGCCGTATTTGGAAAATGGGATGTATGGCAAGTGGAACTATCCACTTGGAGTCACACTGTATGGTTTATTGAAAACAGGTTTAGAATTGTCAAATCCATACTATTCGAAATATGCGGCAGACCATATTGAACAATGTACTCGTATGGATGAATACTGCATGTGGGACAGCAATCAATATGGTTCACCTGGTTTAAATCATCAATTGACGTTAATTGACAGCTTAGACGACTGTGGTTCCTTCGGAGCAACGATGCTGGAAGCCGATAAAGCTTTTCATTTGAACGGTGTTGATGATGTGGCAAAGCGTATTGCTTCGTATATTACTGAGGTACAGGATAGACGGTCTGATGGTGCGCTATTCAGGACTAGAGGTACAACTGATTTCATGAAGGATACGATGTGGTGCGACGATTTGTATATGAGTACCCCTTTCTTAAGTAAATATTACGAACGAACGGGAGATCCCGCTTATTTGGACGATGCGGCTGCACAATTTTTACACTATAAAGAAAGATTATTTATGCCGGATCTGCAAATTATGCACCATGTTTATGATTACAAATTCGATAAGCCAAATGGTGTGGCGTGGGGACGAGGCAATGGCTGGGTACTGTTCTCGTTGACTGAATTGCTTGCGGTTATGCCTGAGGAACATCCGTTATATCCGCAGATTTTAGCATTTTTCCGTGAGCTTTGTTCGGGATATATCCGGCTGCAGGGACAATATGGTTTATGGCATCAGGTGTTGACTGATCCGGAATCATATGAGGAAGCATCTTGTACGTCGATGTTCATCTATGCATTTGTTCGCGGGGTGCGTTACGGATGGTTATCGGATATCGAGTCTTATACAACATCCGTCCTGAAAGGGTGGGAGGGGCTGGTCAGCCGCTGCATCGATAAGAATGGTAATGTGTACGGTGTATGCAGAGGATCTGGTTATTCCTACTCCGCTTACTATTATAAAGATGAGTTAAGTTGGCAACTAAATGATACACATGGTATTGGAATCGTTTTGCTCGCAGGTATTGAAATACTTAAGCTGCGCAAGCATCTTATAGAGACAAATAACCGACTTGCTGAGTAA
- a CDS encoding FG-GAP-like repeat-containing protein codes for MDQNIYSAIQLGEVDISSAGPRCKMLLGDLNGDGRMEMLCVQPDNRQDVRYIPHQVQCLTAFDLQGNLLWQTGTPDPEAGSQGSDYPAQIYDIDGDGQLEVLCVMDSRFYILDGATGQTKAAYDLPDPHAHDCIIIANLTGGAYASDLILKDRYHKMWALDRNFNLLWTHEGNPGHFPWVYDLDGDGKDEVMAGYDLLNSKGELQWSCSDLDDHADCIWVGDVNGDGEPELVIGGSVTVMYDRHGLELWRYDGSIESQHIALGKFRLDLPGLQIAGLDRMVREDDGKGLKGKDALFLLDSEGRELWKEERKTDGWLTIAETVQNWDESGQDYILAYRRGGGVYPALYDGYMNIAAEFKASGYAVHADLFGSGLEQVIIYNDLSAVIYSGKPINLADSPSGRPLAQPKRLYSSTLYPGGQITV; via the coding sequence ATGGATCAAAACATATATTCGGCTATTCAACTTGGTGAGGTAGATATAAGCTCAGCAGGACCGCGTTGCAAAATGCTGCTAGGAGATTTGAATGGCGACGGGCGCATGGAAATGTTGTGCGTTCAGCCGGATAATCGACAAGATGTTCGGTACATTCCTCATCAGGTACAGTGCTTGACAGCATTTGATCTGCAGGGAAATTTGTTATGGCAGACCGGAACTCCGGATCCAGAAGCCGGAAGTCAGGGGTCTGATTATCCTGCCCAAATCTATGACATTGATGGAGACGGACAATTAGAGGTGCTTTGTGTGATGGATAGCCGTTTCTATATTCTTGACGGGGCGACCGGGCAGACCAAAGCTGCCTATGATCTTCCCGATCCGCATGCGCATGACTGTATCATTATCGCTAATTTAACCGGCGGAGCTTATGCCTCTGATCTCATTCTGAAGGATCGCTATCATAAAATGTGGGCGCTAGATCGAAACTTTAATCTGCTTTGGACACATGAAGGAAACCCGGGGCATTTTCCTTGGGTGTATGACCTAGATGGCGACGGCAAGGATGAGGTCATGGCGGGTTACGATTTGCTGAATAGTAAAGGAGAGCTTCAATGGAGCTGCTCAGATCTGGACGATCACGCTGATTGCATTTGGGTTGGGGATGTAAACGGTGATGGTGAACCGGAGCTAGTCATTGGCGGCAGCGTCACAGTTATGTATGATCGACATGGTCTTGAACTATGGCGCTATGACGGTTCTATCGAATCGCAGCATATCGCGCTAGGCAAGTTCCGCCTTGATCTGCCAGGTCTGCAGATTGCAGGTTTAGACCGTATGGTTCGTGAAGATGACGGAAAAGGATTAAAAGGCAAAGATGCCTTATTTCTACTTGATTCAGAAGGTCGAGAGTTATGGAAGGAAGAGCGTAAGACAGATGGCTGGCTAACAATCGCTGAAACCGTGCAAAATTGGGACGAGAGCGGACAAGATTATATTTTGGCCTATCGCCGGGGCGGAGGGGTATATCCTGCTCTATACGATGGTTATATGAACATAGCGGCAGAGTTCAAGGCAAGCGGGTACGCCGTTCATGCGGATCTATTCGGAAGTGGACTAGAGCAAGTGATCATCTATAACGATCTTTCTGCTGTTATTTATTCAGGCAAACCTATTAATCTAGCAGACAGCCCTTCAGGGAGGCCATTAGCACAACCAAAACGTTTATATAGTTCGACCTTATACCCAGGCGGGCAAATTACGGTTTAA
- a CDS encoding polysaccharide deacetylase family protein, with translation MPKIVVCFPQGRHKALTMSYDDGTLSDKRLVELFNRTGIKGAFHINSGLFGTENRLTEEEASTLYEGHEVSAHTLTHPTIARSPREQIVYEIMEDRKRLEQMAGYTVRGMSYPNGSFNQEIKEMLPYLGIEYARVVQTTGGFGMPDDWHEWKATCHHNKQLMEHAKTFVELHKSQYLYLMYVWGHSYEFDHDNNWELIEQFCEYVGGQDNIWFATNLQIVDYMNAYKQLKFSAACDFVYNSTALSIWLNVDGNSVEVPSGSQVKLV, from the coding sequence ATGCCGAAAATAGTTGTGTGTTTTCCGCAAGGCAGGCACAAAGCGCTGACGATGAGCTATGACGACGGAACTCTATCAGACAAAAGACTTGTAGAACTATTTAATCGTACGGGAATAAAAGGTGCTTTCCATATAAATTCAGGGCTCTTTGGAACGGAAAATCGCTTGACGGAGGAGGAGGCTTCCACGCTCTATGAGGGTCATGAGGTATCCGCACATACATTGACTCACCCAACAATCGCCCGCAGTCCGAGAGAACAGATTGTCTATGAAATTATGGAGGATCGCAAGCGGTTGGAGCAAATGGCCGGTTACACCGTAAGGGGCATGTCTTATCCGAATGGCTCTTTTAATCAGGAGATCAAAGAAATGCTGCCCTATCTAGGTATTGAATATGCGAGAGTTGTACAGACAACAGGCGGGTTCGGGATGCCTGACGATTGGCATGAGTGGAAAGCGACCTGTCATCATAATAAGCAATTGATGGAGCACGCGAAGACGTTTGTCGAGCTTCATAAATCACAATATTTGTACCTTATGTATGTATGGGGCCATAGTTATGAATTTGATCATGATAACAATTGGGAGCTTATTGAACAATTTTGTGAATATGTCGGTGGACAGGATAACATTTGGTTTGCGACCAACCTGCAAATCGTAGATTATATGAACGCTTATAAGCAGCTCAAGTTTTCGGCGGCATGTGATTTTGTTTATAATTCTACTGCACTTAGCATCTGGCTTAATGTGGACGGAAATAGTGTTGAAGTACCAAGCGGCAGTCAGGTCAAGCTTGTCTAA
- a CDS encoding DUF1961 family protein, which translates to MIPREWKQLYHNPLASTEDAADFRLEGEAAITFPMQRMRLESTRNPSDGQQANFVLWCPEQFPADLAVSWEFRPIREPGLAILFFAANGVDDKELFDPGFLPRTGEYEQYHHGEMNAFHLSYYRRRWPAEREFHTCNLRKSYGFHLVSQAADPLPSVNDCTDHYRMLLVKQGNRIHFSINELPVLSWVDDGVTFGPLLGAGKIGFRQMAPFIAEYANLRVYG; encoded by the coding sequence ATGATTCCACGAGAATGGAAGCAGCTCTATCATAATCCGCTTGCGTCAACAGAGGATGCTGCCGATTTCCGGTTGGAAGGAGAGGCAGCCATTACGTTTCCGATGCAGCGGATGAGGCTGGAGAGCACTAGAAATCCGAGTGACGGTCAACAGGCGAACTTTGTACTATGGTGTCCGGAGCAATTTCCCGCTGACCTTGCTGTGTCATGGGAGTTTCGGCCGATTAGGGAGCCGGGCCTTGCCATATTATTTTTCGCAGCTAACGGTGTGGACGACAAGGAATTATTTGATCCTGGTTTTCTTCCACGTACAGGCGAGTATGAGCAATATCATCATGGAGAGATGAATGCGTTCCACCTATCTTATTATCGTAGAAGATGGCCGGCAGAACGTGAGTTTCACACTTGTAATTTGCGTAAAAGTTATGGATTCCACCTCGTTTCCCAAGCCGCAGATCCCTTGCCGTCAGTAAATGATTGTACGGATCACTATCGGATGCTGCTTGTGAAGCAAGGAAATCGAATTCATTTCTCAATTAATGAGCTGCCTGTTCTGTCTTGGGTAGATGACGGTGTGACGTTCGGACCTCTATTAGGTGCAGGGAAAATAGGTTTTAGACAAATGGCGCCGTTTATTGCGGAATATGCTAATTTGCGGGTATATGGATAA